The DNA sequence ATTAAAGATTTATAGACTTATATAAGGTGTTATTTTGTCTTCTTGTGTTTCAGGCAAGAATTGTTGGATTGTGAATTACACCCATCAGAGTATCTGTGcattgaaggggtcaacagtggacataTCCTGCTCTTACACATATCCCAGTAATCATGAGATCAAAACAGCTTTCTGGTTTACTAAATGGGGGTCTGATATGGATCCTAAAGATCTGAGCTCAGTGCCAGGGTATAAGGGTCATATAGAGTACCTTGGGGATAAGAAGAGTGACTGTACCCTGAGAATTACAGACCTGAGATTGAGTGACTCTGCTGGGTACAGGTTCAGATTCATAACATCTGGAGAAAAGTTTTATGGCTCACCTGTCTCCCTGACTGTCACAGGTAATCTGTCACACATCTCACATCTATTACTGTAATTACCTTATTAAGGGCAGTAATACAGGCACAGTAGTGGTATGTAACAGAAAAATAATACATCTTCTATTTCACATCAGAGGACATACACTACACGGCCAAAAGTATTTTGACCCGagttcgtcaaacatctcatttcaaaatcatggccattaatatggagttggtcctccccttTGCTGAGATAACAGCCTCCAcccctctgggaaggctttccactagatgttggaacattgcttccattcagccacaacagcattagtgaggtcggcactgttgttgggcaattaggcctggctcacagtctgcgttccatttcatcccaaaggtgttcgatggggttgagatcagggctatgtgcaggccagtcaatttcttccagacagatctcgacaaaccatgtctgtatggaccttgctttgtgcacaggggcattgtcaggctgaaacaggaaagggccttccccaaactgttgccacaaagatggaaacacagaatcgtctCAATATCATTGTgagctgtagctttaagatttgccttcactggaactaaggagcctagcccgaaccatgaaaaacagaccaagaccattattcctcctccaccaaactttacaattggcactatgtgtttgggcaggtagcgttcacctggcatctgccaaaccaagattcgtccttcgaactgccagatggtgaagcgtgattctaCCTTTCAGAGAATGAGTTTCCATTGCTCCagtgtccaatggcggcgagctttacaaatcaaaatcaaatcacattttattggtcacatacacatggttagcagatgttaatgcgagtgtagcaaaatgtttgtgcttctagttccaacaatgcagtaatatctaacaagtaatcaaaaAAATTCACAACTCCCTTAAACACACAAAtgtaagggatgaataagaatatgcacatataaatatatggatgagcaatggccgtgcgtcataggcaagatgcagtagatggtatagaatacagtatatacatatgagatgagtaatgtaggatatgtaaacattattaaagtgccattatttaaagtcactggtgatacctttattaagtccatttattaaagtggctagagattgaggctgtttaacagtctgatggccttgatatagaagctgtttttctggatgatagcgggttgaacaggcagtggctcgggtggttgttgtccttgatgatctttttggtctccctgtgacatcgggtgctgtaggtgtcctggagggcaggtagtttgctcctGGTGATGGTTGAGCTgaatgcactaccctctggagagccttgtggttgaggacggttcagttgccataccaggcggtgaaacagcccaacaggatgctctcgattgaaaatctgtaaaagtttgagcgttttaggtgacaagccaaatttctttagcctcctgaggatgaagaggcgctgttgcgccttgttcaccacgctgtctgtgtgggtggaccatttcagtttgttgctaatcaagcctaccactgtagtgttgtctgcaaacttgatgattgagttagaagcgtgcatggccacgcagtcatgggtgaacagggagtacaggagagggctgagaacacacccttgtagggccccagtgttaatgggcggcagggtagcctagtggttagagctttggactagtaaccaaaaggttacaAGCTCAAatgcctgagctgacaaggtaaaaatatgttgttctgcacctgaacaaggcagttagcccactgttcctaggctgtcattgaaaatttTTTCTTAACTagataaataaagataaaataaaaaggaTCAGCGGGGAGGATATAttgttttctaccttcaccacctgggggcggcccgtcagaaaatCCAGGacccgtgattgactgtagaccctaccacatatgtctcgtgtttgagccgttgaattgcgactctactttgtccctatactgacgctttgcttgtttgattgccttgcggagggaatagcttcactgtttgtattcggtcatgtttccggtcagcTAGCCATGGTTAAAagcggtggttcacgctttcagctttgcgtgaatgctgccatcaatccatggtttctggttaggaaacgttttaatagtcacagtgggtacgacatctctgatgcacttgctaataaactcgctcaccgagtcagcatatacatcaatgttattgtctgatgctatccggaacatatcccagtccacgtgatcgaagcaatcttgaagcgtggaatacgattggtcagaccagcgttgaatagacctgagtatgggcgtttcctgttttagtttctgtttataggctgggagcaacaaaatggagtcatggtcagatttgccgaaggcatggcgggggagggctttgtatgcatcgcggaagttagagtagcaatgatccagaatgctaccAGCTCGAGTCGCGCAGTCGATATGCTGAAAGAATTTAGGAAGGCTTGTTatcagtcccgtgtggctcagttggtagagcatggtgtttgcaacgccagggttgtgggtttgattcccacgggggaccagtaaggagaaaaaaagaatgtatgaaatgtatgcattcactactgtaagtcgctctggataagagtgtctgctaaatgactaaaatgttatcaggttagctttgttaaaatccccagcttcaataaatgcagcctcgggatGTATGGTTTCccgtttacatagagtccagtgaagttctttcagggccgacgaGGTATCTGCTTGGCCGGGGATATACACGgatgtgactataatcgaagataattctcttggaagataatgcggtcggcatttgattgtaaggaattctaggtcaggtgaacaaaatcacttgagtttctgtatgttgttACGAATACACCacgagtcgttaatcataaggcatacaccccctcccttcttcttaccagagagatgtttgtttctgtctgcgcgatgcatgaagaaaccgggtggctgtatcGACTCTgacaacgtatcccgagtgagccatgtttccgtgaaacagagaatgttacaatctctgatgtctctctggaaggcaactcgtgccctaatttcatccaccttgttctctagagattggacattggcgagtaatatgctcggaagcagtggatggtgtgctcgccttctgagtctgaccagtaggccgctctgtcttcctctcctgcggcgaccacgttgttttgggtcggcctctagGATAAGATGGAGGTCCAAACAAGGGATCTGCTTCGGTAAAGacatattcctggttgtaatgttgatagttcttcccggctgtatgtaataacacttgagattttcttggctaacaatgtaagaaataatacataaaaacaaatatttgcATCGTTTTCTAAAGACCTGAAGCGatgtgaccatctctgtcggcgccatcttgtgtCGACGCTTGGCATagctcatggtgatcttaggcttctgtGCACCTGCCATTTGATGAAGCTCTCAACGaccagttattgtgctgaagttacttcgaaaggcagtttggaacttgttagtgagtgttgcaacccagGACAGACGATTTAAATTGCTAaccgcttcagcacttggcggtcccgttctgtgagcttgtgtggcctaccaatttgcggctgagccgctgttgctcctagatgtttccacttcacaataacagcacttacagttgaccgggccagctccagcagggcagaaatttgatgaactgacttgttggaaaagtggcatcctatgacggtgatacgtttaaagtcactgagctcttcactaaggccattctactgccaatgtttgtctatggggaatgcatggctgtgtgctcgattttacacacctgccagaaacgggtgtggctgaatagctggatccactaatttgaaagggtgtccacatactttttaatATATTGTGTATTTAGGAGTATATTAATGATTTGCTTCCTTTAACTCCAGATGTTGTGTTGGAGatggatcctacatctgtgtcagagagggagaatgtcACACTGACATGTAGAACGAAATGTACACTTGACCCCATCACAGTCTACAGTTGGTATAAGAATGGACAGCCTATACCAAACAGCAACACCTACTCTCCTGTCTATATCCTATTCTCAGTCAGCAGTGAGGATACAGGCAGATACTCCTGTGCTGTAGAAGGCCATGAGGATCTCCCCTCTGCTGAAGAGACTCTCATTGTGAGATGTAAGTACATGGGGTTTAAATCATTAGTTTTGGTATAAATATTTTTGATCTATCTCCAGTTCTATTCTTTATTgacattattttactttttctCAATGTAATTATTTTAATCTATCTTGTAAAATGCGCTGATGTACTTTATTTGCTAAATCTAATGTCTTCAGAAAGCCAAGATAATATATACTATAACCAAGATGTTAATGTCTTTTTAATGGTCCTTTATTAGATGGCCCAAagaacacctcagtgtcagtcagtccctctggtgaaatagtggagggcagttcagtgactctgacctgcagcagtgatgccaacccacctgtgaacaaatacacctggtacaagacAAAATACAAGAAAATGTCAATGAGACATTCTGGACAGAGATACACCATCCATAATATCAGCTCTGAAGACAGAGAGGGATACTACTGTGAGGCTCTGAACATTATAGGGAGAGAGACTATTCCTGTCCATATTAATGTTATATGTAAGTATGACACATTCGGTCTATTTTTTGCTCTCTGAACTTTACAGATATCATTCTGACATCATGCATTTATAAACTCATGACCctgcagcagtgtttccctgggttcctgtggtgggggtgggggctgtCCTGACTGCTGGAGCTCTTCTAGTCACCATCTACTGCACTCAGAAGAGGTGagattttaatttacattttctgTATTAGTAACATATCAACTTCCACTAGAGGTCAGTAGAGAGCAGAACTCACTCTGTCCATCATTACAGGAGACACACAGGAGGAAGTGATGCCACAGCAGACACACAGGTAATAAAGTCAACAACCAAAGTTATTTCAATCCTAATACCATACACAGTAAGCAAATTAATTTACATAAAAATGTTAGAGGGAGTGGTTCGTAAAGTGCTCATTCAGTGTGTCTTCTTTCAGATTAAGGGACTCCCCTGTGACACAGCCCCTCAGATAGATGCTGAGCCCTCCGATTATGAGAACTGgggagaaccaccacagaacctggacagTGACACAGCCCCTCAGATAGATGCTGAGCCCTCCGATTATGAGAACTGgggagaaccaccacagaacctggacagTGACACAGACCCTCAGATAGATGCTGAGCCCTCCGACTATGAGAACTGGAGCGAACCACCACGGAACCTGGACTGAAAAGAaacaccacagaacctggactgaagagaaccaccacagaacctgactgaagagaaccaccacagaacccgGACTGAAGACATCccccacagaacctggactgaagagaaccaccacagaacctgactggagagaaccaccacagaacctgactgaagagaaccaccacaggacCTGGACTGAGAGCTACGGCATCAAACCCAAGCTAGGCCTTACTAGTCTCTTACTATCATAATGCTTTCTTATCTATTAGGTTTTCCAGACAATGTAAATGCTGGAATTTAGATTGTTCTCCTAATGATAAATACAGTTTGTATATAGATGATAAATGGGATAGATTATGCTTCTGCTATTTTTCTATAAGATTTTGCCATTTCCAGATTTGATTACATTTCACGTAGAAATATGTTGAACTATTCATTacctctgctccttcagggtagcaGTAAGCTATACCACTCCCCCAGCAGGAACACAGAACCTAACTGGTGGAGGctggggtggtgggaggagctagAAGCCAGCTCATAGTAGCAGCAAGTGGCAGCAGGATGAGTGAGCAGACCTGGTCAGCCTAAATAGACTTCCAAATAAGGTGGACGTAAATGATACTAGCCTCTAATTGGTGCAATCTCTGCTGATGCGACAGCTGAGACGGGCACTCATGTTTATTTTCTGAACTGGCTCCGCTTAATTTCAGAAAGAAAACACCACGTAGAAATATGTTTAACCATTTATTAGCAAATAAATAATACAAGTCTTGATGATATAAgttctgctccttcagggtagctcactgcctaAGCAAAGTGTCAATATATAAAATAGCATACGAGCAGCGAGCGCGGTAAGCTACACCAATCGCTGAGACAGAAAGAGCTTTCATCTTGCTGTATGAAGATATCCTACCTATGCAACTCTGCTACTGGACGACAGGCTGACAGAATCATGATCATATACCAATACTGCAAGAACTCATGTAGGCTCCACAATATAAAGATCTTTAAAATCTAACATTGTAGCACCAGAGGTTCATGGGCCCATGTTCTTGAGAGTTAAACCGGTATTGATTGAGAAGCAGTAGCAGCGTCGATGCAGAATTGGGAGGCCATAGCTCAGAGCTAGCTCTCAGAGTTGATGAAGGAACCAGAGCCGTGATGAGTTCCAGTATCTTGCCATTGGTTGCCAGCATCAATATTGACCAGAGGTTCACCAGGTGCTGCATTAAAGCAGCATAACATGAAAGAGGACAAAGCAGTGTTAGTTCTGGTGATGACAACAGCTGTTCCATGCTAAGTCTTTCATCTAGGGGTGTATGAGAGTACAGTTAACATGTGAGAGTCCGTAATGCAAACAGAACCAAGAGATCATGCAAAATTAAAGGGAAGAACCTTCAGTGTATTTCGGACTGAAGAACCCATAaagccatcatacagaccacCTCTGGAAAAGCAGAAAGTAAACCCAACGCCGTGAGCTCAAACTTGTACTATTGAAAGAGGAGAGATACTCTTTGAAATGCAGGTTGGTTGCTGCTCTGTTGGCCATGAACAGCAGTCAGAACGATGGATTCCTGACTAGAATGTACGCTGAAGGGTGCTGACACAAAATATGAACTCGATACCTGCTATCGGACCATGATAAGAAAGAAAATTGGTATAGAAAAGGCATACATGGTTATATAACAGAAGACATTGTACAGAGAGAAGAGCATACAGTAGACTGCTGCACAGCGGCACAGCTCAGCTATGACATCACATAGCATAAAATATACATTATTACTAACAAACCCCCCAAAACTGCAACTAAACGTTAGATAGCTACGTTACCATCTAAATAGCCTAATGTCCTACTGAAACTGCTCAGCAGTAGCTGACGCATCTGAAACATACACAGTGAGAGTGACCTGATAATCACCTTAGAGCTACAGTATAGTCTACCTGAGCTGAAGGCTAATGTCTAACGGTATATGCCGGTAAACCATGACAGAAGAATAAATTATGGCCTGATAACAAGATAAATAGACCCCATACATTACTAGAATAAGCCTGCATATAACAGTGTCTGAAGTAAGCTCTCTAACAGACATTTCCATGAGAGGCAATCGCTAATACTGATCGCCATGTGGGTGTTAAGCAAGCCCACCACATGCTAGGTAATGTTAGTATCAACATCCCATCCAACACAGCTGAAACTATAGTAACCCCACCACGTGCTAGATAATGTTAGTATCAACATCCCATCCAACACAGCTGAAACTATAGTAACCCCACCACATGCTAGGTAATGCTAGTATCAACATCCCATCCAACACAGCTGAAACTATAGTAAGCCCACCACATGCTAGGTAATGCTAGTATAAACATCCCATCCAACACAGCTGAAACTATAGTAAGACCACCACATGCTAGGTAATGCTAGTATCAACATCCCATCCAACACAGCTGAAACTATAGTAAGACCACCACATGCTAGGTAATGCTAGTATCAACATCCCATCTAAAACAGCTGAAACTATAGTAAGACTACCACATGCTAGGTAATGCCTAGTATCAACATCCCATCCAACACAGCTGAAACTATAGTAAGACCACCACATGCTAGATAATGCTAGTATCAACATCCCATCCAACACAGCTGAAACTATAGTAAGACCACCACATGCTAGATAATGCTAGTATCAACAGCCCATCCAACACAGCTGAAACTATAGTAAGACCACCACATGCTAGGTAATGCTAGTATCAACATCCCATCCAACACAGCTGAAACTATAGTAAGACCACCACATGCTAGATAATGCTAGTATCAACAGCCCATCCAACACAGCTGAAACTATAGTAAGACCACCACATGCTAGGTAATGCTAGTATCAACATCCCATCCAACACAGCTGAAACTATAGTAAGACCACCACATGCTAGATAATGCTAGTATCAACAGCCCATCCAACACAGCTGAAACTATAGTAAGACCACCACATGCTAGGTAATGCTAGTATCAACAGCCCATCCAACACAGCTGAAACTATAGTAAGACCACCACATGCTAGGTAATGCTAGTATCAACATCCCATCCAACACAGCTGAAACTATAGTAAGCCCACCACATGCTAGGTAATGCTAGTATTAACAGCCCATCCAACACAGCTGAAACTATAGCCTTGATTAGTAATCACAGCGTAAGCTTCCCCACTAAGGTCCAATGTGATAACTTGAAGTCTGAGGAAGAAAGGTTAGGTTTAAGAAGtagtatgacattttaaatgatgCCGTACATCTATGAATATATGCTTAATGATAGAAAGACCCAGTAATGCACGACTGCTGAACAGCGCATGTAGCAGCCAACAGCATTTGAGCCAGCACGATGGTGGTAGATATGAGTCACTCTCTCTAGAATGACTGCAGCAGAGTGAACCACATCAGGATATAAGATGCCTGCATACTCACTATGTACAAGCATGCATGATAACATGCGTAAATGTATTACAAGAAGATGAATAAGAATGAATAACAGTAGCTAATACATGATGACTAGAATGAAGTGATCGCTACAGTAGCATACAATGCAAAGATGGACCGACAGGGAGGACTACCTATGTAAAATACATAACAGGATTAGAACGTGGCTAATAAATCAGAGCCTAAACCTACTGTTGCAGAATAGGATGAAGTAAATATTAGACTGACAGAAATTATGCCATAAAATGGAAACTAATAGGGTGACTCATGCAACagtatcaaattgtatttgtgtggaatacaacaggtgtagatcttacagggaaatgcttacttacaagccccttaaccaacaatgccttCAGAAGTTACGAAAAAATAAGCTACGAAAAAAtgagtgttaagtaaaaaatgtaaaataaaagtaacagatcattaaacagcagcagtaaaataacatta is a window from the Salmo trutta chromosome 38, fSalTru1.1, whole genome shotgun sequence genome containing:
- the LOC115177745 gene encoding B-cell receptor CD22-like isoform X4 produces the protein MALRTTGSVLVFLWSVAVVLGQNGWSVTYTTQSICALKGSTVELSCSYTYPSGTVTTTFWFTKMETGVEPEDLGQDPEYAGRLEYHGDKKNDHTLRITDLREKDSATYKFRFITDQTGGKYTGSPGVTLSVTGLQVMVTGGHQDKTLTCSTTCTLTGNPTYIWYKNGHKVKEDTSTLHSDYFSDAESYSCAVKGHEDLLAPALCKNCWIVNYTHQSICALKGSTVDISCSYTYPSNHEIKTAFWFTKWGSDMDPKDLSSVPGYKGHIEYLGDKKSDCTLRITDLRLSDSAGYRFRFITSGEKFYGSPVSLTVTDVVLEMDPTSVSERENVTLTCRTKCTLDPITVYSWYKNGQPIPNSNTYSPVYILFSVSSEDTGRYSCAVEGHEDLPSAEETLIVRYGPKNTSVSVSPSGEIVEGSSVTLTCSSDANPPVNKYTWYKTKYKKMSMRHSGQRYTIHNISSEDREGYYCEALNIIGRETIPVHINVISVFPWVPVVGVGAVLTAGALLVTIYCTQKRRHTGGSDATADTQSVHPDANSETCTALNMKTRSPEYDTLANVRGLPNDTAPQIDTELSDYEK
- the LOC115177745 gene encoding B-cell receptor CD22-like isoform X2, giving the protein MALRTTGSVLVFLWSVAVVLGQNGWSVTYTTQSICALKGSTVELSCSYTYPSGTVTTTFWFTKMETGVEPEDLGQDPEYAGRLEYHGDKKNDHTLRITDLREKDSATYKFRFITDQTGGKYTGSPGVTLSVTGLQVMVTGGHQDKTLTCSTTCTLTGNPTYIWYKNGHKVKEDTSTLHSDYFSDAESYSCAVKGHEDLLAPALCKNCWIVNYTHQSICALKGSTVDISCSYTYPSNHEIKTAFWFTKWGSDMDPKDLSSVPGYKGHIEYLGDKKSDCTLRITDLRLSDSAGYRFRFITSGEKFYGSPVSLTVTDVVLEMDPTSVSERENVTLTCRTKCTLDPITVYSWYKNGQPIPNSNTYSPVYILFSVSSEDTGRYSCAVEGHEDLPSAEETLIVRYGPKNTSVSVSPSGEIVEGSSVTLTCSSDANPPVNKYTWYKTKYKKMSMRHSGQRYTIHNISSEDREGYYCEALNIIGRETIPVHINVISVFPWVPVVGVGAVLTAGALLVTIYCTQKRRHTGGSDATADTQSVHPDCNSDTYTGLNMRTMSADYDTLANVQPEATSDPNSDMYTPLNMKTRSPEYDTLANVRGITH
- the LOC115177745 gene encoding B-cell receptor CD22-like isoform X1; protein product: MALRTTGSVLVFLWSVAVVLGQNGWSVTYTTQSICALKGSTVELSCSYTYPSGTVTTTFWFTKMETGVEPEDLGQDPEYAGRLEYHGDKKNDHTLRITDLREKDSATYKFRFITDQTGGKYTGSPGVTLSVTGLQVMVTGGHQDKTLTCSTTCTLTGNPTYIWYKNGHKVKEDTSTLHSDYFSDAESYSCAVKGHEDLLAPALCKNCWIVNYTHQSICALKGSTVDISCSYTYPSNHEIKTAFWFTKWGSDMDPKDLSSVPGYKGHIEYLGDKKSDCTLRITDLRLSDSAGYRFRFITSGEKFYGSPVSLTVTDVVLEMDPTSVSERENVTLTCRTKCTLDPITVYSWYKNGQPIPNSNTYSPVYILFSVSSEDTGRYSCAVEGHEDLPSAEETLIVRYGPKNTSVSVSPSGEIVEGSSVTLTCSSDANPPVNKYTWYKTKYKKMSMRHSGQRYTIHNISSEDREGYYCEALNIIGRETIPVHINVISVFPWVPVVGVGAVLTAGALLVTIYCTQKRRHTGGSDATADTQIKGLPCDTAPQIDAEPSDYENWGEPPQNLDSDTAPQIDAEPSDYENWGEPPQNLDSDTDPQIDAEPSDYENWSEPPRNLD
- the LOC115177745 gene encoding B-cell receptor CD22-like isoform X3 → MALRTTGSVLVFLWSVAVVLGQNGWSVTYTTQSICALKGSTVELSCSYTYPSGTVTTTFWFTKMETGVEPEDLGQDPEYAGRLEYHGDKKNDHTLRITDLREKDSATYKFRFITDQTGGKYTGSPGVTLSVTGLQVMVTGGHQDKTLTCSTTCTLTGNPTYIWYKNGHKVKEDTSTLHSDYFSDAESYSCAVKGHEDLLAPALCKNCWIVNYTHQSICALKGSTVDISCSYTYPSNHEIKTAFWFTKWGSDMDPKDLSSVPGYKGHIEYLGDKKSDCTLRITDLRLSDSAGYRFRFITSGEKFYGSPVSLTVTDVVLEMDPTSVSERENVTLTCRTKCTLDPITVYSWYKNGQPIPNSNTYSPVYILFSVSSEDTGRYSCAVEGHEDLPSAEETLIVRYGPKNTSVSVSPSGEIVEGSSVTLTCSSDANPPVNKYTWYKTKYKKMSMRHSGQRYTIHNISSEDREGYYCEALNIIGRETIPVHINVISVFPWVPVVGVGAVLTAGALLVTIYCTQKRRHTGGSDATADTQIKGLPCDTAPQIDAEPSDYENWGEPPQNLDSDTDPQIDAEPSDYENWSEPPRNLD